A single region of the Jatrophihabitans sp. GAS493 genome encodes:
- the pheT gene encoding phenylalanine--tRNA ligase subunit beta, protein MRAPVSWVGEYVDLPTGLTPRELGDALVQVGLEVERVESGADGLSGPIVVGRVLSFDAELQKNGKTIRWCQVDVGAYNLDGEPRGIVCGAGNFAVGDLIVASLPGAVLPGGFTIAARKTYGHVSDGMICSVRELGIGDDHDGILILPADSATPGADALDVLGLREAVLDIAVTPDRGYCLSVRGLAREASLALNTSFRDINSVVDVPAPGPEVYPARVEDPTACPVFSLRAVRGLNVAAASPKFIQQRLQFAGVRPISLAVDVTNYVMLETGQPLHAYDRAKLAGEIVVRRAAAGEKITTLDDNKRTLDVADLVIADDSGAIGLAGVMGGASTEITTDTEEIVLEAAYFEPATVARAVRRHKLPSEAAKRFERGVDPRVAAVALQRAVDLLVEYGAATAVDGFTVVGSVPSAPEIEIAADFPGALAGLEIATDVVVAKLTDVGCEVDVETESGRAENSHHRVSGPRLHVVPPSWRPDLTDPADLVEEVIRLVGYDKVPSALPSPPPGRGLTAEQRSRRAVSRALAAAGYTEVLSYPFVSPAVHDSFGLPAEDPRRRAVRLVNPLSDAEPELRTSLLPGLLATVARNLGRGSRDLQLFEMGLVFLPSAEAVTMPTPGVEHRPSDEELAGLIAGVPDQPRYAAVVLTGEFEQSGWWGAGRSATWADAIEAGRSVAAAVRAEITVQPTSYAPWHPGRAAEIRLDGVVVGHAGELHPRVVAALSLPERTCAMEINLDAFAPPAPVVAPTLADFPPALLDVALVVPDGVAAAALTETIRRAGGPLLESARLFDVYVDDERLGAGLKSLAFALRLRAGDRTLTAAEAIAVRDQVVDAAAAQHGARLRD, encoded by the coding sequence ATGCGCGCTCCAGTCAGCTGGGTCGGCGAGTATGTCGACCTGCCAACCGGTCTGACCCCTCGGGAACTCGGCGATGCCCTCGTCCAGGTCGGGCTGGAGGTCGAGCGAGTCGAGTCCGGAGCCGACGGCCTCAGCGGCCCGATCGTCGTCGGACGGGTCCTCTCCTTCGACGCCGAACTTCAGAAGAACGGCAAGACCATCCGCTGGTGTCAGGTCGACGTCGGTGCCTACAACCTCGACGGTGAGCCCCGCGGCATCGTGTGTGGCGCGGGCAACTTCGCGGTCGGTGACCTCATCGTCGCGTCCCTTCCGGGAGCGGTGCTGCCGGGTGGCTTCACTATCGCCGCCCGCAAGACCTACGGGCACGTTTCGGACGGGATGATCTGCTCCGTACGTGAACTTGGCATCGGAGACGATCACGACGGCATCCTGATCCTGCCGGCCGACTCCGCTACGCCGGGCGCGGATGCGCTGGACGTGCTCGGCCTGCGGGAAGCTGTCCTCGACATCGCGGTCACCCCCGACCGTGGTTACTGCCTCTCGGTACGGGGCCTGGCCCGCGAAGCCTCGCTCGCCCTGAACACCTCGTTCCGCGACATCAATTCGGTGGTGGACGTCCCGGCGCCCGGTCCGGAGGTCTACCCGGCGCGCGTCGAGGATCCGACCGCCTGCCCGGTCTTCTCACTGCGCGCGGTACGCGGTTTGAATGTGGCCGCGGCCAGCCCGAAGTTCATTCAGCAGCGGCTGCAGTTCGCTGGAGTTCGACCGATCTCGTTGGCCGTCGACGTGACGAACTACGTGATGCTCGAGACAGGGCAGCCGCTGCACGCCTACGACCGGGCGAAGCTCGCCGGTGAGATAGTCGTGCGCCGGGCGGCGGCCGGGGAGAAGATCACCACGCTCGATGACAACAAGCGCACGCTGGACGTCGCTGATCTGGTTATCGCCGATGACAGCGGCGCGATCGGGCTTGCCGGTGTGATGGGCGGTGCGTCGACGGAGATCACCACCGATACCGAGGAGATCGTCCTGGAGGCGGCCTACTTCGAGCCGGCGACGGTGGCTCGAGCGGTGCGTCGACACAAGCTCCCCAGCGAGGCGGCCAAGCGGTTCGAGCGCGGAGTCGACCCGCGGGTCGCGGCCGTCGCGCTGCAGCGAGCGGTTGACCTGCTCGTCGAGTACGGCGCAGCGACGGCGGTCGACGGTTTCACCGTCGTCGGGTCGGTGCCGAGTGCACCGGAGATCGAGATCGCCGCGGACTTCCCCGGCGCGCTGGCCGGGCTGGAGATCGCCACCGACGTGGTGGTCGCTAAGTTGACCGACGTCGGCTGTGAGGTGGACGTCGAGACCGAGTCGGGGCGAGCCGAGAACTCCCACCACCGGGTAAGTGGCCCTCGACTGCACGTGGTCCCCCCGAGCTGGCGTCCCGACCTCACCGATCCGGCTGATCTGGTCGAGGAGGTCATCCGGCTGGTGGGCTATGACAAGGTTCCCTCCGCGCTTCCCTCGCCGCCACCGGGACGGGGGCTCACCGCCGAGCAGCGCAGCCGGCGGGCCGTGTCGCGGGCCCTCGCCGCGGCCGGATACACCGAGGTACTCAGCTACCCGTTCGTCTCCCCGGCCGTGCATGACAGTTTTGGCCTGCCGGCTGAAGACCCGCGACGCCGTGCGGTGCGCTTGGTCAACCCGCTTTCGGACGCCGAGCCGGAGCTGCGCACGAGCCTGCTGCCGGGGCTGCTGGCCACTGTCGCCCGCAACCTCGGCCGCGGGTCTCGCGACCTGCAGCTCTTCGAAATGGGCCTGGTCTTCCTGCCCTCGGCCGAGGCGGTGACGATGCCAACTCCCGGGGTCGAGCATCGACCCTCAGATGAGGAGCTCGCGGGCCTGATCGCCGGCGTGCCCGACCAGCCGCGCTATGCCGCGGTCGTTCTCACCGGAGAATTCGAGCAGTCCGGCTGGTGGGGCGCCGGTCGGAGTGCGACCTGGGCCGATGCGATCGAAGCCGGCCGTTCGGTGGCCGCCGCGGTTCGGGCCGAGATCACGGTGCAACCGACCAGCTATGCCCCGTGGCACCCCGGTCGGGCCGCCGAGATTCGGCTCGACGGAGTGGTCGTCGGCCATGCCGGCGAGCTGCATCCGCGGGTGGTGGCCGCGCTGTCGCTGCCTGAGCGCACCTGCGCGATGGAGATCAACCTCGATGCGTTCGCCCCGCCCGCCCCGGTGGTGGCGCCGACGCTGGCCGATTTCCCGCCGGCGTTGCTCGATGTTGCCCTAGTCGTTCCGGATGGGGTCGCCGCCGCCGCCCTGACTGAGACCATTCGCCGGGCCGGCGGTCCACTGCTGGAGTCGGCCCGTCTTTTCGACGTGTACGTCGACGACGAGCGACTCGGGGCCGGGCTGAAGTCGCTGGCCTTCGCGCTCCGGCTGCGGGCTGGCGATCGGACACTGACCGCCGCTGAGGCAATCGCGGTGCGCGACCAGGTGGTCGACGCGGCCGCTGCGCAGCATGGAGCCAGATTGCGCGACTAG
- a CDS encoding TadE/TadG family type IV pilus assembly protein, with protein MLRRAEHVWQSRDREQGSAVVEFSLISILLIFLLFGVLQVAVFFYLRNVVMAQASASARYAAAANIPAGAAAPRAKELIAATLGSSVANSLNCTARGAIDAPSGLQVVVVHCSGNIRSIFLPVGALLNLDVTATALKEPT; from the coding sequence ATGCTGCGGAGGGCAGAGCACGTTTGGCAATCGCGCGACCGGGAGCAGGGATCGGCGGTCGTCGAGTTTTCGCTCATCTCGATCCTGCTGATCTTCCTGCTCTTCGGGGTGCTCCAGGTCGCCGTCTTCTTCTACCTGCGCAACGTCGTCATGGCTCAGGCCAGCGCGAGCGCGCGCTATGCGGCGGCCGCGAATATCCCGGCGGGCGCGGCCGCACCGCGGGCAAAGGAGTTGATCGCCGCCACCCTTGGGTCCTCGGTGGCCAATTCGCTCAACTGCACGGCGAGGGGAGCCATCGACGCCCCGTCCGGGCTGCAGGTGGTGGTCGTGCACTGCTCGGGAAACATCCGGTCGATCTTCCTGCCGGTAGGCGCGCTGCTCAATCTCGACGTGACCGCGACTGCGCTGAAGGAGCCGACCTGA
- the argC gene encoding N-acetyl-gamma-glutamyl-phosphate reductase: protein MGIRVAVAGASGYAGGELLRLLSAHPELEVVAATAHSNVGQPVVAVHPGLRSLAGLRFAPTTAATLSEADIVFLALPHGSSGELAAQLPDGLKIVDLGADHRLIDGATFESYYKTAHPGTWTYGLPELPGQREKIAASSRVANTGCYAVATILALAPLVAAGVIETEDVVVVAASGTSGAGRSAKINLLGSEVMGDVSPYKVGAHQHVPEILQASGARTLSMTPLLAPMPRGILATVTARPTSAALTEAEVRGVLHQAYADEPFVHLLEEGVQPRTAATAGSNSVHLQAVIDINSGRVIVTSAIDNIGKGAAGQALQNANIMLGLDERAGLAVDAVAP, encoded by the coding sequence ATGGGCATTCGAGTCGCAGTCGCCGGTGCAAGTGGCTACGCCGGAGGAGAGCTCCTTCGGCTGCTGAGCGCACATCCTGAGCTGGAGGTCGTCGCAGCGACCGCGCACAGCAATGTCGGTCAACCGGTGGTCGCGGTCCACCCCGGCCTGCGCAGCCTGGCCGGCCTGCGCTTCGCCCCGACCACGGCGGCCACGCTCAGTGAAGCCGATATCGTCTTCCTCGCCCTGCCGCACGGTTCCTCCGGTGAGCTGGCGGCTCAGCTGCCCGACGGTCTGAAGATTGTTGATCTCGGCGCCGACCATCGGCTCATCGACGGCGCGACCTTCGAGAGCTACTACAAGACGGCTCATCCGGGAACCTGGACCTACGGACTGCCGGAACTGCCCGGGCAGCGGGAGAAGATCGCCGCCTCCAGCCGGGTTGCCAACACCGGCTGCTACGCGGTGGCGACGATCCTCGCCCTGGCCCCGCTCGTCGCGGCCGGCGTGATCGAGACCGAGGATGTCGTGGTGGTGGCGGCCAGTGGCACCTCCGGTGCCGGTCGGTCGGCGAAGATCAACCTGCTCGGCAGCGAAGTGATGGGTGATGTGTCGCCGTACAAGGTCGGGGCTCACCAGCACGTCCCGGAGATCCTGCAGGCCAGCGGAGCCCGGACGCTGTCAATGACGCCGCTGCTCGCCCCGATGCCCCGCGGGATCCTGGCTACGGTCACCGCCCGTCCCACCTCCGCGGCGCTCACCGAGGCCGAGGTGCGCGGCGTCCTGCACCAGGCGTACGCCGACGAGCCCTTCGTCCACCTGCTGGAGGAGGGCGTCCAACCGCGGACCGCGGCGACCGCCGGATCCAACAGCGTGCACCTGCAGGCGGTGATCGACATCAACTCCGGGCGGGTGATCGTCACCAGCGCGATCGACAACATCGGCAAGGGTGCGGCCGGCCAGGCCCTGCAGAACGCCAACATCATGCTCGGCCTGGACGAACGGGCCGGCCTCGCGGTCGACGCCGTCGCGCCATGA
- the argJ gene encoding bifunctional glutamate N-acetyltransferase/amino-acid acetyltransferase ArgJ — translation MTVTVAKGFRAIGVAAGLKSSGAPDVALVVNDGPRDAATAVFTANRVKAAPVRWSQQVLADRQLRAVILNSGGANACTGPAGFADTHFTAERVAQLLQIGAGEVAVCSTGLIGERLPMEKLLPGVDAAVAALTPDGGVLAAEAIRTTDTVAKVAAFTHPDGWSIGGMAKGAGMLAPSLATMLCVITSDADIEPEVLERSLRASTAKTFDRLDSDGCMSTNDTVLLMANGASEHRPNDQDFADALLGICASLAAQLLADAEGATKEIAIEVVGAASETDAVEVGRSIARNNLLKCALFGNDPNWGRVLAAIGTTSAIFEPDELDVAINGVEVCRGGAAGEPRELVDLSGRAITITADLNAGTSSATVYTNDLSHAYVEENSAYSS, via the coding sequence GTGACGGTCACCGTAGCCAAGGGATTTCGGGCCATCGGCGTCGCGGCCGGTCTGAAATCCTCCGGCGCGCCGGATGTCGCGCTGGTGGTCAACGACGGCCCACGTGACGCCGCCACTGCCGTCTTCACCGCGAATCGGGTCAAGGCCGCCCCCGTCCGCTGGTCTCAGCAGGTGCTCGCCGACCGGCAGCTTCGCGCCGTGATCCTCAACTCCGGCGGGGCCAACGCCTGTACCGGCCCGGCCGGTTTCGCCGACACCCATTTCACCGCAGAACGGGTGGCTCAGCTGCTGCAGATCGGAGCCGGCGAGGTCGCCGTCTGCTCGACTGGCCTGATCGGCGAGCGGCTGCCGATGGAGAAGCTGCTCCCCGGGGTCGACGCGGCTGTCGCGGCGTTGACACCCGACGGGGGAGTGCTGGCCGCGGAGGCGATTCGCACCACCGACACCGTGGCCAAGGTCGCCGCCTTCACCCATCCGGACGGGTGGAGTATCGGGGGCATGGCCAAGGGGGCGGGAATGCTGGCTCCGTCGCTGGCCACCATGCTCTGCGTCATCACCAGCGATGCCGACATCGAACCAGAGGTGCTGGAGAGATCACTGCGGGCGAGCACCGCGAAGACGTTCGACCGGCTGGACTCCGACGGCTGCATGTCGACCAACGACACCGTGCTGCTGATGGCCAACGGCGCCAGCGAACATCGTCCGAATGATCAGGACTTTGCCGACGCCCTGCTCGGGATCTGCGCATCGCTGGCCGCGCAACTTCTCGCCGATGCCGAAGGCGCAACGAAGGAGATCGCCATCGAGGTGGTCGGCGCGGCGTCGGAGACCGATGCGGTCGAGGTCGGACGCTCAATCGCCCGAAACAACCTGCTCAAGTGCGCGCTCTTCGGCAACGACCCGAACTGGGGCCGGGTGCTGGCCGCCATCGGCACCACCTCCGCGATCTTCGAGCCCGATGAGCTCGACGTCGCGATCAACGGGGTTGAGGTGTGCCGGGGTGGTGCCGCCGGTGAACCTCGCGAGCTGGTCGACCTGAGTGGGCGGGCGATCACCATCACCGCCGATCTGAACGCCGGGACTAGTTCCGCCACGGTGTACACGAACGATCTCTCGCACGCTTACGTCGAAGAGAACTCGGCCTACTCGTCATGA
- the argB gene encoding acetylglutamate kinase: MTRDREQALAKAATLVDALPWLGRFHGKIVVVKYGGNAMTSPQLQRAFAEDIVFLRYAGLKPVVVHGGGPQITEHLDRVGIVSEFKAGLRVTTPEAMKIVRMVLVGQVNGEVVNLINDHGAFAVGLCGEDGGMLTATRRPAMIDGVAVDIGQVGDVTAVDPSTIHALIDAGRIPVIATVARGADGLSYNVNADTAAAAVAVALNAEKLIVLTDVEGLYADWPNSAEVVSQIGVADLAQLIPTLSAGMAPKMEACLRAVEGGVPRAHVLDGRVPHALLLEVFTSEGVGTMVLPDDAISEQVAE; encoded by the coding sequence ATGACCCGGGACCGGGAGCAGGCGCTGGCCAAGGCGGCCACCCTGGTCGATGCGCTGCCCTGGCTCGGCCGTTTCCACGGCAAGATCGTCGTCGTGAAGTACGGCGGCAACGCGATGACATCACCGCAGCTGCAGCGGGCCTTCGCCGAGGACATCGTCTTTCTGCGGTACGCCGGACTGAAGCCGGTCGTGGTCCACGGCGGTGGTCCGCAGATCACCGAGCACCTCGATCGGGTCGGCATCGTCAGCGAATTCAAGGCCGGCCTGCGGGTCACCACCCCCGAGGCGATGAAGATCGTGCGGATGGTGCTGGTCGGACAGGTCAACGGCGAGGTCGTCAATCTGATCAATGATCACGGTGCCTTCGCTGTCGGCCTCTGCGGTGAGGACGGCGGAATGCTCACCGCTACCCGCCGACCGGCCATGATCGACGGAGTTGCGGTTGATATCGGACAGGTCGGCGACGTCACCGCGGTCGATCCGTCCACCATTCACGCGCTCATCGACGCCGGCCGGATCCCGGTCATCGCCACGGTTGCCCGCGGCGCCGACGGCCTGTCTTACAACGTGAACGCCGACACCGCGGCCGCCGCAGTCGCCGTGGCGCTGAACGCCGAGAAGCTCATCGTCTTGACCGATGTCGAGGGGCTCTACGCAGACTGGCCGAACAGCGCTGAGGTGGTGAGCCAGATCGGCGTCGCCGATCTCGCGCAGCTCATCCCTACCCTCTCCGCCGGGATGGCGCCGAAGATGGAGGCCTGCCTGCGAGCGGTCGAGGGCGGGGTGCCCAGAGCGCACGTTCTGGATGGGCGGGTGCCGCACGCCCTGCTGCTGGAGGTCTTCACCTCCGAAGGCGTCGGCACGATGGTGTTGCCGGACGACGCAATCTCAGAACAGGTGGCGGAATGA
- a CDS encoding acetylornithine transaminase, translating into MSSNSELRSRWGAVMMNNYGTPPIALSRGAGVSVWDADGNEYLDFVGGIAVSSLGHAHPAIVAAVSEQVTRLAHTSNLVIHEPGVRLAEKLQELLGDGARTFFANSGTEANECAIKLSRKYGRQLSPDGSRLGIVASNGGFHGRTLGSLAITGNPSKRTPFEPLPGPVTFVDFGDVQALRTAVDETTAAVFLETTLGEGGVVPAPAGFLAAARAICDEAGALLVIDEVQSGIGRTGQWFASQAEGVRPDILTLAKGLGGGLPIGACIAFGPAAELFDPGDHGSTFGGNPISCAAALAVITTIQDEHLLDSVKRVGESLAQQLLAINSPLVADVRGSGLWRALALRAEVAADVELAARQHGLLVNAVKADVIRLAPPLTVQQREVDSAVQRLATALTDVSGEIS; encoded by the coding sequence ATGAGTAGCAACAGCGAACTGCGCAGCCGTTGGGGTGCGGTGATGATGAACAACTATGGCACGCCGCCGATCGCCTTGAGCCGTGGCGCCGGCGTGAGTGTCTGGGACGCCGACGGCAACGAATACCTGGATTTCGTCGGCGGGATCGCTGTTTCGTCCCTCGGCCACGCCCACCCGGCCATCGTGGCCGCGGTCAGTGAGCAGGTCACCCGGCTGGCGCACACCTCGAATCTGGTGATCCACGAGCCCGGCGTCCGGCTGGCCGAGAAGCTGCAGGAACTACTCGGTGACGGGGCGCGGACGTTCTTCGCCAACAGCGGTACCGAGGCCAACGAATGTGCCATAAAACTGAGCAGAAAGTACGGACGCCAGCTTAGTCCGGACGGCAGCCGTCTAGGTATCGTCGCCTCCAACGGCGGCTTCCACGGGCGCACGCTCGGATCGCTGGCGATAACCGGCAACCCGAGCAAGCGGACTCCCTTCGAGCCGCTGCCCGGCCCGGTCACCTTCGTCGACTTCGGTGATGTGCAGGCACTGCGGACCGCAGTGGATGAGACGACGGCGGCCGTCTTCCTCGAGACCACCCTCGGTGAGGGTGGCGTGGTGCCGGCTCCCGCTGGCTTCCTGGCCGCCGCCCGCGCGATCTGTGACGAGGCCGGCGCGCTGCTGGTGATCGACGAGGTGCAGAGCGGCATCGGCCGTACCGGACAGTGGTTCGCCAGCCAGGCGGAGGGCGTCCGGCCGGACATACTCACCCTCGCCAAGGGCCTCGGTGGCGGACTGCCGATCGGAGCCTGCATCGCCTTCGGGCCGGCGGCGGAGCTCTTCGACCCGGGAGACCACGGGAGCACCTTCGGCGGCAACCCGATCTCGTGCGCCGCGGCGCTGGCCGTCATCACCACGATCCAGGACGAGCACCTGCTCGACTCGGTGAAGCGAGTCGGGGAGTCACTGGCCCAGCAACTCCTGGCGATCAATTCGCCGCTGGTCGCTGATGTGCGAGGGTCCGGCCTGTGGCGCGCACTGGCACTTCGTGCCGAGGTGGCGGCCGATGTCGAGTTGGCGGCCCGCCAGCACGGACTGCTGGTCAACGCAGTGAAGGCCGACGTCATCCGGCTGGCCCCGCCGTTGACCGTCCAGCAGCGCGAGGTGGACTCGGCCGTACAGCGTCTGGCTACGGCTCTAACCGACGTCTCCGGAGAGATCTCATGA
- the argF gene encoding ornithine carbamoyltransferase, which produces MTRHFLRDDDLSPVEQAAVLSLAAEMKASRFVHQPLAGPRTVAVIFDKPSTRTRVSFSVGIAELGGYPLVIDGGSSQLGRGEPIEDTARVLDRQVAAIVWRTFGHDRIEAMASASSVPVVNALTDDFHPCQILADLQTVAERRGTLAGLTFSYVGDAANNMAHSYLLGCATAGMHVRVAGPADYQPNPEVVLQAEKIAAQTGGSVLVTTSMAEAVAGADVLATDTWVSMGQEEEKASRASKFLDYSITAEALAAAAPDAIVLHCLPAYRGLEIAADVIDGPQSAVWDEAENRLHAQKALLTWLLDQS; this is translated from the coding sequence ATGACCCGTCATTTCCTGCGCGACGACGACCTCAGCCCGGTGGAGCAGGCAGCGGTACTGAGCCTGGCCGCGGAGATGAAGGCGAGCCGCTTCGTCCATCAGCCGCTGGCCGGCCCACGAACCGTCGCGGTGATCTTCGACAAGCCGTCTACCCGCACCCGGGTCTCGTTCAGTGTCGGGATCGCCGAGCTCGGCGGCTACCCGTTGGTGATCGACGGCGGCAGCAGCCAATTGGGGCGGGGCGAGCCGATCGAGGACACTGCCCGGGTGCTCGACCGGCAGGTCGCCGCGATCGTGTGGCGCACCTTCGGCCATGATCGGATCGAGGCGATGGCCTCGGCCAGCAGCGTGCCGGTCGTCAACGCCCTCACCGACGACTTCCACCCGTGCCAGATCCTCGCCGATCTGCAGACCGTGGCCGAACGCCGGGGAACACTGGCTGGGCTGACCTTCAGCTACGTCGGGGACGCGGCCAACAATATGGCGCATTCGTATCTGCTCGGCTGTGCCACCGCGGGAATGCATGTGCGGGTGGCGGGACCGGCGGACTACCAGCCCAATCCCGAGGTGGTCCTGCAGGCCGAGAAGATCGCAGCCCAGACCGGGGGTTCGGTGCTGGTCACCACCAGCATGGCCGAGGCCGTGGCCGGCGCGGACGTACTGGCCACCGACACCTGGGTCTCGATGGGCCAGGAGGAGGAGAAGGCGAGCCGCGCCAGCAAGTTCCTCGACTACTCGATCACCGCCGAGGCGCTGGCCGCCGCTGCCCCGGATGCGATCGTGCTGCACTGCCTGCCCGCCTACCGCGGTCTGGAGATCGCCGCTGATGTCATCGACGGCCCGCAGAGCGCGGTGTGGGACGAGGCGGAGAACCGCCTGCACGCGCAGAAGGCTCTCCTCACCTGGTTGTTGGACCAGAGCTGA
- a CDS encoding arginine repressor produces the protein MEAQHGREFSSKAARHARIVAALSLRTVHSQAELARVLSAEGFQVTQATLSRDLDELGAVKLRTPDGGVSVYVIPEDGSPLAVRSADDAPPQRLARLLGEMMVSIESSANLAVLRTPPGAAHYLASAIDRAGLRDVIGCIAGDDTILVVSREAVGGQALANYLVELSRDS, from the coding sequence GTGGAGGCGCAGCACGGCCGGGAGTTCAGCAGCAAGGCCGCCCGCCACGCGCGCATAGTCGCGGCGTTGTCGCTGCGTACCGTGCATTCCCAGGCGGAGCTGGCGCGAGTGCTCAGTGCTGAAGGTTTTCAGGTCACCCAGGCCACGCTCAGTCGCGACTTGGACGAACTGGGCGCGGTGAAGCTGCGTACGCCCGACGGTGGTGTCTCGGTCTACGTCATCCCGGAGGACGGCTCGCCGCTGGCCGTCCGCTCAGCTGACGACGCGCCACCCCAGCGGCTGGCGCGACTGCTCGGTGAGATGATGGTCTCCATCGAGTCCAGTGCCAATCTCGCGGTGCTGCGAACCCCGCCCGGCGCCGCGCACTACCTGGCCTCAGCGATCGACCGCGCCGGGCTTCGTGACGTCATCGGCTGCATCGCCGGCGATGACACCATCCTTGTGGTGAGCAGGGAGGCGGTCGGGGGGCAGGCGCTGGCCAACTACCTCGTCGAGCTCTCCCGCGACTCCTGA
- the argG gene encoding argininosuccinate synthase: MSKVLTSLPVGERVGIAFSGGLDTSVAVAWMRAKGAIPCAYTADIGQADEPDISGVPARAKEYGAELARAVDCRRELVEEGLAALACGAFHIRSGGRTYFNTTPLGRAVTGTLLVRAMRDDDVHIWGDGSTFKGNDIERFYRYGLLANPGLRIYKPWLDADFVTELGGRAEMSQWLIENNLPYRDSKDKAYSTDANIWGATHEAKTLEHLDVSLETVDPIMGVKFWDPSVEILTEDVTVRFDRGRPVAINGVGFDDPVALVQEANNVGGRHGLGMSDQIENRIIEAKSRGIYEAPGMALLWTAYERLLNAIHNEDTIANYHAEGRRLGRLLYEGRWLDPQSLMLRESIQRWVASLVTGEVTLRLRRGEDFTVLDTRGPDFSYHPEKLSMERTENAAFGPVDRIGQLTMRNLDIADSRAKLEQYAAQSGGQLGQAYLFGELESAGLTEGGATQISNNAGPDGPDETVLDNAAMEFGVD, encoded by the coding sequence GTGAGTAAGGTCCTGACCTCCCTGCCGGTGGGTGAGCGTGTCGGCATCGCCTTCTCCGGCGGCCTCGACACCTCGGTAGCGGTCGCCTGGATGCGCGCCAAGGGCGCCATTCCCTGCGCGTACACCGCCGACATCGGGCAGGCCGACGAGCCTGACATCTCCGGCGTCCCGGCGCGCGCCAAGGAATACGGCGCGGAGCTGGCGCGTGCCGTCGACTGCCGCCGCGAGCTCGTGGAGGAGGGGCTGGCCGCGCTGGCCTGCGGGGCATTCCACATCCGCTCCGGCGGTCGCACGTACTTCAACACCACCCCGCTGGGGCGTGCGGTCACCGGCACCCTGCTGGTGCGGGCGATGCGGGACGACGACGTGCATATCTGGGGCGACGGCTCCACCTTCAAGGGCAACGACATCGAGCGCTTCTACCGGTACGGTCTGCTGGCCAACCCCGGTCTGCGGATCTACAAGCCCTGGTTGGACGCCGATTTCGTCACCGAGCTCGGTGGCCGGGCCGAGATGAGTCAGTGGCTCATCGAGAACAACCTGCCCTACCGGGATAGCAAGGACAAGGCGTACTCGACGGACGCCAACATCTGGGGCGCCACCCACGAGGCGAAGACCCTGGAGCATCTGGACGTCTCCCTGGAGACGGTCGACCCGATCATGGGCGTGAAATTCTGGGACCCATCGGTCGAGATCCTCACCGAGGACGTCACGGTTCGCTTCGACCGCGGCCGCCCGGTGGCCATCAACGGCGTCGGCTTCGACGACCCGGTCGCGCTCGTGCAGGAGGCGAACAACGTCGGGGGACGTCATGGCCTCGGCATGTCCGATCAGATCGAGAACCGGATCATCGAGGCCAAGTCACGCGGCATCTACGAGGCGCCCGGGATGGCGCTGCTGTGGACCGCCTACGAGCGCCTCCTCAACGCGATCCACAACGAAGACACCATTGCCAACTACCACGCCGAGGGGCGGCGCCTCGGTCGACTGCTCTACGAGGGACGCTGGCTCGATCCCCAGTCACTCATGCTTCGCGAGTCGATCCAGCGCTGGGTGGCCTCGCTGGTCACCGGCGAGGTGACCCTGCGGCTGCGGCGCGGCGAAGACTTCACCGTCCTCGACACCCGTGGCCCCGACTTCTCCTACCATCCGGAGAAGCTCTCGATGGAGCGCACCGAGAACGCCGCGTTCGGCCCGGTCGACCGGATCGGGCAGCTGACGATGCGCAATCTCGACATCGCCGACTCCCGGGCGAAACTCGAGCAGTACGCGGCCCAGTCAGGCGGTCAATTGGGTCAGGCCTACCTCTTCGGCGAATTGGAGTCCGCCGGCCTGACTGAGGGTGGGGCGACCCAGATCTCCAACAACGCCGGGCCGGACGGCCCGGACGAGACAGTGCTCGACAACGCAGCGATGGAGTTCGGTGTTGACTAA